The Helianthus annuus cultivar XRQ/B chromosome 16, HanXRQr2.0-SUNRISE, whole genome shotgun sequence genome includes a window with the following:
- the LOC110918428 gene encoding uncharacterized protein LOC110918428 isoform X2, which produces MVRTFFRKLLRYLSSDDDDSDDDLYEDVEEQCTRKRRKFIRRNHIQGHERLYRDYFAENPVYPSNLFRRRFRMSRPLFLHILNEVVANEPYFVQRRDNIGRLGLSSMQKITAALRMLAYGVSADFMDEYIRIGESTAMESLKKFCETIVSIFSSEYLRSPNTNDITRLLAVADQRGFPGMLGSIDCMHWKWKNCPTAWKERSFVFTELAQGRAPPVNYTVNGHDYTMGYYLADGIYPKWQTFVKTIPSPRGNKNKHFAKAQESARKDVERAFGVLQQRFAIIRGPSRMFKLKVLTNIMKACVILHNMIIEDERDDGDSLNIEYDQLDDDLPELSRTQTNEFMDFIQRCLLIKDSSAHHQLQEDLIEHQWLLYSQQ; this is translated from the exons ATGGTTCGTACATTCTTTCGCAAGTTGTTGAGATACCTATCTTCGGATGATGATGATAGCGATGATGATCTTTATGAGGATGTCGAAGAACAATGTACTCGCAAACGTCGTAAATTTATTCGACGCAATCATATTCAGGGACATGAGCGTTTATATCGTGATTATTTTGCAGAAAATCCGGTATATCCCTCGAATCTATTTCGACGAAGATTTCGGATGAGTCGTCCTCTATTTCTCCATATTCTAAATGAGGTAGTGGCTAACGAGCCATACTTCGTCCAAAGAAGAGATAATATCGGAAGACTCGGTTTATCTTCTATGCAAAAGATAACGGCGGCACTTAGAATGTTGGCCTATGGGGTTAGTGCTGATTTTATGGATGAATACATACGCATCGGTGAAAGCACTGCAATGGAGAGTCTTAAAAAATTCTGTGAGACGATAGTAAGTATTTTTTCATCTGAATATCTTCGGTCACCAAACACAAATGATATTACCCGATTACTTGCTGTTGCGGACCAACGAGGATTCCCCGGAATGCTCGGAAGCATCGACTGCATGCATTGGAAGTGGAAAAATTGTCCCACAGCCTGGAAAG AGAGATCTTTTGTTTTCACGGAACTTGCACAAGGGCGTGCTCCACCAGTCAATTACACAGTCAACGGCCACGACTATACTATGGGGTATTACCTTGCAGATGGTATTTATCCTAAGTGGCAAACTTTTGTAAAAACGATTCCATCACCAAGAGGGAACAAGAATAAACATTTTGCAAAAGCACAAGAATCTGCAAGAAAAGATGTCGAGCGAGCATTTGGTGTACTTCAACAACGATTTGCAATCATTCGAGGACCTTCACGAATGTTCAAATTGAAGGTACTAACAAATATAATGAAAGCATGTGTTATTcttcataacatgatcattgaagacgaaCGTGATGATGGTGATAGTCTTAACATTGAGTATGATCAACTTGACGATGATCTTCCTGAATTGTCGCGCACTCAAACAAATGAGTTTATGGACTTCATCCAACGTTGTCTTCTTATTAAAGATAGCTCGGCACATCATCAACTTCAAGAAGACCTAATTGAACATCAATGGCTACTCTATTCCCAACAATAA
- the LOC110918427 gene encoding (S)-2-hydroxy-acid oxidase GLO1: protein MEITNVMEYETLAKEKLPKMIYDYYASGAEDEWTLKENRYAFSRILFRPRILVDVSKIDMTTTVLGFKISMPIMVAPTAMQKMAHPDGEYATARASAAAGTIMTLSSWGTSSVEEVASTGPGVRFFQLYVYKDRNVVTQLVKRAEKAGFKAIVLTVDTPRLGRRESDIKNRFVLPPNLSLKNFDGLNLGKLDKTDDSGLASYVAGQVDRSLSWKDVQWLKSITPLPILVKGVLTAEDARIAVQYGVAGIIVSNHGARQLDYVPATIMALEEVVKATQNRVPVFLDGGIRRGTDVFKALALGASGVFIGRPVVFSLAVDGEAGVRKTLQMLHDELELTMALSGCRSLAEISRNHIVAPWDPPRVTPRL, encoded by the exons ATGGAGATTACCAATGTTATGGAGTATGAGACACTTGCAAAGGAAAAGTTGCCCAAAATGATCTATGATTATTACGCGTCGGGCGCAGAAGATGAGTGGACTCTTAAAGAGAATCGATATGCTTTTTCGAGAATCTT GTTTCGGCCGCGTATACTTGTTGATGTGAGCAAGATAGACATGACCACAACGGTTTTGGGCTTCAAGATTTCTATGCCGATCATGGTTGCACCTACTGCTATGCAGAAAATGGCTCACCCTGATG GAGAGTATGCAACTGCAAGAGCATCAGCAGCTGCTGGAACCATCATG ACATTATCCTCGTGGGGTACCTCTAGTGTCGAGGAGGTTGCTTCAACTGGTCCTGGTGTTCGGTTTTTTCAGCTCTAT GTGTATAAAGACAGGAATGTGGTAACTCAGCTGGTGAAACGGGCCGAAAAGGCTGGTTTCAAGGCGATTGTCCTCACTGTTGATACCCCGAGACTTGGCCGAAGGGAATCTGATATCAAAAACAG ATTTGTTCTGCCACCAAATCTTTCCTTGAAGAACTTTGACGGGTTAAATCTCGGCAAGCTAGATAAG ACAGATGACTCTGGATTAGCTTCATATGTTGCAGGTCAAGTTGACAGGTCTCTTAGTTGGAaa GATGTGCAGTGGCTCAAATCAATAACCCCGTTACCTATTCTAGTGAAGGGCGTTTTAACTGCCGAGGATG CGAGGATCGCGGTGCAATATGGAGTAGCGGGAATTATTGTGTCAAACCATGGGGCTCGGCAACTTGATTATGTTCCTGCAACTATTATGGCTTTAGAAGAG GTTGTTAAAGCTACTCAAAACAGGGTTCCAGTATTTCTTGACGGAGGCATTCGGCGTGGGACGGATGTCTTCAAAGCATTGGCTCTTGGTGCATCTGGTGTATTT ATTGGTCGACCGGTGGTGTTTTCATTGGCGGTAGATGGTGAGGCTGGTGTCAGAAAGACTCTACAAATGTTGCATGATGAACTTGAGCTTACAATGGCGTTAAGCGGGTGTCGTTCCCTGGCGGAGATATCCCGCAACCATATCGTGGCACCATGGGACCCGCCACGTGTCACTCCTAGGCTTTAG
- the LOC110918426 gene encoding vesicle-associated membrane protein 724, which produces MGQESFIYSFVARGTMVLAEYTEFTGNFPAIATQCLQKLPSTNGKFTYNCDHHTFNFLVQDGYAYCVVAKESVGKQISIAFLERVRADFKKRYGGGKADTAIAKSLNKEFGPVMKEHMQYIIEHADEIEKLIKVKAQVSEVKSIMLDNIDKAIDRGENLANLNDKAETLRDSAQQFKKAGTKIRRKMWYQNMKIKLVVLGILLLLVLVIWLSICHGFNCTN; this is translated from the exons ATGGGTCAAGAATCTTTCATCTACAGCTTTGTAGCCAGAGGCACCATGGTTTTAGCTGAGTACACCGAGTTCACCGGCAACTTTCCGGCTATTGCAACTCAGTGCCTCCAAAAACTACCCTCTACCAACGGCAAATTCACTTACAATTGTGATCACCATACTTTTAACTTCTTGGTCCAAGATGGTTATG CTTATTGTGTGGTTGCAAAAGAATCGGTTGGCAAGCAAATATCGATTGCATTTCTAGAACGAGTGCGAGCGGATTTCAAGAAACGATATGGTGGTGGTAAAGCGGATACCGCAATTGCTAAAAGTCTCAACAAGGAATTTGG TCCGGTAATGAAAGAGCACATGCAGTATATCATAGAGCATGCGGACGAGATTGAAAAACTGATAAAAGTGAAAGCACAAGTTTCGGAAGTTAAGAGTATTATGTTGGATAATATAGATAAG GCCATCGATAGAGGAGAAAACCTTGCAAATTTAAACGACAAGGCTGAAACGCTGCGTGATTCG GCACAACAATTTAAGAAAGCAGGCACAAAAATCCGAAGGAAGATGTGGtatcaaaacatgaaaataaaactagTTGTTCTTGGTATACTTCTGCTACTAGTCCTTGTTATTTGGCTCTCCATCTGCCATGGTTTTAACTGCACCAACTGA
- the LOC110918428 gene encoding uncharacterized protein LOC110918428 isoform X1 — protein MVRTFFRKLLRYLSSDDDDSDDDLYEDVEEQCTRKRRKFIRRNHIQGHERLYRDYFAENPVYPSNLFRRRFRMSRPLFLHILNEVVANEPYFVQRRDNIGRLGLSSMQKITAALRMLAYGVSADFMDEYIRIGESTAMESLKKFCETIVSIFSSEYLRSPNTNDITRLLAVADQRGFPGMLGSIDCMHWKWKNCPTAWKGMYSGHIREPTIILEAVASYDLWIWYAFFGMPGSHNDINVLERSFVFTELAQGRAPPVNYTVNGHDYTMGYYLADGIYPKWQTFVKTIPSPRGNKNKHFAKAQESARKDVERAFGVLQQRFAIIRGPSRMFKLKVLTNIMKACVILHNMIIEDERDDGDSLNIEYDQLDDDLPELSRTQTNEFMDFIQRCLLIKDSSAHHQLQEDLIEHQWLLYSQQ, from the coding sequence ATGGTTCGTACATTCTTTCGCAAGTTGTTGAGATACCTATCTTCGGATGATGATGATAGCGATGATGATCTTTATGAGGATGTCGAAGAACAATGTACTCGCAAACGTCGTAAATTTATTCGACGCAATCATATTCAGGGACATGAGCGTTTATATCGTGATTATTTTGCAGAAAATCCGGTATATCCCTCGAATCTATTTCGACGAAGATTTCGGATGAGTCGTCCTCTATTTCTCCATATTCTAAATGAGGTAGTGGCTAACGAGCCATACTTCGTCCAAAGAAGAGATAATATCGGAAGACTCGGTTTATCTTCTATGCAAAAGATAACGGCGGCACTTAGAATGTTGGCCTATGGGGTTAGTGCTGATTTTATGGATGAATACATACGCATCGGTGAAAGCACTGCAATGGAGAGTCTTAAAAAATTCTGTGAGACGATAGTAAGTATTTTTTCATCTGAATATCTTCGGTCACCAAACACAAATGATATTACCCGATTACTTGCTGTTGCGGACCAACGAGGATTCCCCGGAATGCTCGGAAGCATCGACTGCATGCATTGGAAGTGGAAAAATTGTCCCACAGCCTGGAAAGGTATGTACTCTGGCCACATTCGTGAACCTACTATTATTTTGGAGGCGGTTGCTTCATATGATCTTTGGATATGGTATGCATTTTTTGGTATGCCTGGTTCACATAACGACATTAATGTGTTAGAGAGATCTTTTGTTTTCACGGAACTTGCACAAGGGCGTGCTCCACCAGTCAATTACACAGTCAACGGCCACGACTATACTATGGGGTATTACCTTGCAGATGGTATTTATCCTAAGTGGCAAACTTTTGTAAAAACGATTCCATCACCAAGAGGGAACAAGAATAAACATTTTGCAAAAGCACAAGAATCTGCAAGAAAAGATGTCGAGCGAGCATTTGGTGTACTTCAACAACGATTTGCAATCATTCGAGGACCTTCACGAATGTTCAAATTGAAGGTACTAACAAATATAATGAAAGCATGTGTTATTcttcataacatgatcattgaagacgaaCGTGATGATGGTGATAGTCTTAACATTGAGTATGATCAACTTGACGATGATCTTCCTGAATTGTCGCGCACTCAAACAAATGAGTTTATGGACTTCATCCAACGTTGTCTTCTTATTAAAGATAGCTCGGCACATCATCAACTTCAAGAAGACCTAATTGAACATCAATGGCTACTCTATTCCCAACAATAA
- the LOC110918425 gene encoding uncharacterized protein LOC110918425: protein MELLYLLWSIISNTFISFTLSLFLSFRRLFPHSTDATNSFALYQGTVWHERRRPVHHSFKYSVRYAFIDLDLAPHPPPDHLSSQQARDIAHTNGPVFLLTIPPSVGYEQNPLSLYYCYDVEGSTKCLKQCIAEVTNTPWGERVQFVFNPNLDVVAKPLHVSPFMDMHGKWSIKTSVPGDNLIVNISVNHPKLGDYFTASLTANRISSSSVQHAVFFWLMPHKVAIWIYWHALKLWWKKVVFIQHPRYENPSYKKDAIARDRNLGCCQAFSVQTDNQPQVEPNDRWIRWRDAKWPWC, encoded by the exons atGGAGCTCCTTTATCTTCTGTGGTCAATCATCTCCAACACTTTCATCTCCTTCACTCTCTCCCTCTTCCTATCCTTCCGTCGTCTCTTCCCACACTCAACCGATGCAACCAATTCGTTCGCACTTTACCAAGGCACCGTTTGGCACGAACGACGTCGTCCCGTTCACCATTCCTTCAAGTACTCCGTCCGTTACGCTTTCATTGACCTTGACCTCGCTCCTCATCCTCCACCCGATCATCTTTCGTCTCAACAAGCTCGCGATATTGCACACACCAATGGCCCTGT TTTCTTGTTGACTATTCCTCCGAGTGTTGGATACGAACAAAATCCGTTGAGTTTGTACTATTGCTATGATGTAGAAGGATCCACCAAATGCTTAAAGCAATGCATTGCTGAG GTTACCAATACGCCATGGGGAGAAAGAGTACAGTTCGTTTTTAACCCAAACTTGGATGTAGTTGCTAAACCGCTTCATGTTAGCCCTTTCATG GATATGCATGGGAAGTGGAGCATAAAGACAAGTGTACCCGGGGATAATCTTATTGTAAACATTTCAGTTAACCATCCGAAGCTCGGTGATTATTTCACCGCTTCTTTAACTGCAAACAGGATATCTTCATCATCTGTTCAGCACGCAGTTTTTTTCTGGCTAATGCCGCACAAAGTTGCCATCTGGATCTATTGGCAC GCTCTGAAACTATGGTGGAAGAAGGTGGTGTTTATTCAGCATCCAAGATACGAAAATCCATCGTACAAGAAAGATGCAATCGCGCGTGACAGAAATCTTGGGTGTTGCCAGGCGTTTTCAGTGCAAACTGATAATCAGCCTCAAGTTGAACCGAATGATCGTTGGATCAGATGGAGAGATGCTAAATGGCCCTGGTGCTGA